A single Curtobacterium sp. MCJR17_020 DNA region contains:
- a CDS encoding acetolactate synthase large subunit, producing MPTEATPLSAAAGARRSPEILTGSGAVLRTLEHLGITDVFGLPGGAIIPFYDELMASKTIRHILVRHEQGAGHAAEGYASSSGKVGVAIATSGPGATNLVTAIADAYMDSVPFIAITGQVFSTLMGTDAFQEADIVGITMPITKHSFLVTDPADVPATLAAAHLIATTGRPGPVLVDITKDAQQKSAPYVWPPKIDLPGYRPVTKAHGKQITAAAQLLAEAERPVLYVGGGVIRSRATAELLRFAEATGAPVVTTLMARGAFPDSHPQHLGMPGMHGTVPAVLGLQDSDLIIALGARFDDRVTGKADEFAPNAKVVHVDIDPAEISKIRFADVPIVGDAREVLVDLLDAWGGIAVDDRASTADWWTKLRQLKVDFPLGYAEPTDGLLAPQAIIKRIGELSGPEAVYASGVGQHQMWSAQFIKYERPNAWLNSGGAGTMGYSVPAAMGAKVAQPDRVVWAIDGDGCFQMTNQELATCVINDIPIKVAIINNSSLGMVRQWQTLFYDGRHSFTDLETGHDSRRVPDFVKLADAYGALGIRVEKADEVDAAIQLALETNDRPVVIDFVVSRDSMVWPMVPQGVSNSSIEYAQALAPTWDDEDADMTGETA from the coding sequence ATGCCCACGGAAGCAACTCCGCTGTCCGCGGCCGCCGGTGCACGCCGGTCGCCGGAGATCCTGACCGGCTCGGGAGCCGTCCTCCGGACGCTCGAGCACCTCGGGATCACCGACGTCTTCGGCCTGCCGGGCGGTGCCATCATCCCGTTCTACGACGAGCTCATGGCGTCGAAGACGATCCGCCACATCCTCGTCCGGCACGAGCAGGGCGCCGGCCACGCCGCCGAGGGCTACGCCTCGTCGTCCGGCAAGGTCGGCGTCGCCATCGCGACGTCCGGCCCCGGTGCGACGAACCTCGTCACGGCCATCGCCGACGCCTACATGGACTCGGTGCCCTTCATCGCGATCACCGGCCAGGTGTTCTCGACGCTGATGGGGACCGACGCGTTCCAGGAAGCCGACATCGTGGGCATCACGATGCCGATCACGAAGCACTCGTTCCTGGTCACCGACCCGGCCGACGTGCCGGCGACCCTGGCCGCGGCGCACCTCATCGCGACGACCGGTCGGCCCGGCCCCGTGCTGGTCGACATCACGAAGGACGCCCAGCAGAAGTCGGCGCCCTACGTCTGGCCGCCCAAGATCGACCTGCCCGGCTACCGACCGGTCACCAAGGCGCACGGCAAGCAGATCACCGCGGCCGCGCAGCTCCTGGCCGAGGCCGAGCGTCCGGTGCTCTACGTGGGCGGTGGCGTGATCCGCTCCCGCGCGACCGCCGAGCTGCTCCGCTTCGCCGAGGCGACGGGTGCGCCCGTCGTGACGACGCTGATGGCGCGCGGTGCCTTCCCGGACTCGCACCCCCAGCACCTCGGCATGCCCGGCATGCACGGCACCGTCCCGGCGGTGCTCGGTCTGCAGGACAGCGACCTCATCATCGCGCTCGGCGCCCGCTTCGACGACCGCGTGACGGGCAAGGCCGACGAGTTCGCGCCGAACGCCAAGGTCGTGCACGTCGACATCGACCCGGCCGAGATCTCGAAGATCCGCTTCGCCGACGTCCCGATCGTGGGCGATGCCCGCGAGGTCCTGGTCGACCTGCTCGACGCGTGGGGCGGCATCGCCGTCGACGACCGCGCCTCGACGGCCGACTGGTGGACGAAGCTCCGCCAGCTCAAGGTCGACTTCCCGCTCGGGTACGCCGAGCCGACCGACGGCCTGCTCGCCCCGCAGGCCATCATCAAGCGCATCGGTGAGCTCTCCGGTCCCGAGGCCGTCTACGCCTCGGGTGTCGGGCAGCACCAGATGTGGTCGGCGCAGTTCATCAAGTACGAACGCCCGAACGCCTGGCTGAACTCCGGCGGCGCGGGCACGATGGGCTACTCCGTCCCCGCGGCGATGGGCGCGAAGGTCGCCCAGCCGGACCGCGTGGTCTGGGCGATCGACGGCGACGGCTGCTTCCAGATGACGAACCAGGAACTCGCGACCTGCGTCATCAACGACATCCCGATCAAGGTCGCGATCATCAACAACTCGTCGCTCGGCATGGTGCGGCAGTGGCAGACGCTGTTCTACGACGGCCGCCACTCGTTCACCGACCTCGAGACCGGCCACGACTCGCGCCGCGTGCCCGACTTCGTGAAGTTGGCGGACGCGTACGGTGCCCTCGGCATCCGCGTCGAGAAGGCCGACGAGGTCGACGCCGCCATCCAGCTCGCTCTCGAGACGAACGACCGCCCCGTGGTGATCGACTTCGTCGTGAGCCGTGACTCGATGGTCTGGCCGATGGTCCCGCAGGGAGTCAGCAACTCGTCCATCGAGTACGCCCAGGCCCTCGCACCCACCTGGGACGACGAGGACGCCGACATGACGGGGGAAACCGCATGA
- the otsB gene encoding trehalose-phosphatase, with translation MTETTTDQTAIDTALETLAAAPRLIVALDFDGTLAPFADEPSQVGALPGSWAAVLTLHRAKDTEVVLVSGRPLGSLAAVSHAPQDMALVGSHGVEWRVDGHDEAALTDDEVARVARIGAALDEVGARYPGVVIEHKPAGHGVHTRRVSAEVAAQANADASRAAHEADADVLERGGKDIVEFAVRHVTKGDAIARLRELHGADAVFFAGDDVTDEDGFRVLGDGDVGVKVGPGETRAGYRIADPAALTGVLKQLARLRATR, from the coding sequence ATGACTGAGACCACCACCGACCAGACCGCCATCGACACGGCACTCGAGACGCTCGCGGCTGCGCCGCGACTCATCGTCGCCCTCGACTTCGACGGCACGCTCGCGCCGTTCGCCGACGAGCCGTCGCAGGTCGGCGCCCTGCCGGGCTCGTGGGCAGCGGTCCTGACCCTGCACCGCGCGAAGGACACCGAGGTCGTGCTCGTCTCCGGTCGCCCGCTCGGCAGCCTCGCGGCCGTGTCGCACGCACCGCAGGACATGGCGCTGGTCGGGTCCCACGGCGTCGAGTGGCGCGTGGACGGCCACGACGAGGCCGCCCTGACCGACGACGAGGTCGCCCGGGTCGCCCGGATCGGAGCGGCGCTCGACGAGGTCGGCGCGCGGTACCCGGGCGTCGTCATCGAGCACAAGCCTGCCGGCCACGGCGTGCACACCCGTCGGGTGAGCGCCGAGGTCGCCGCGCAGGCGAACGCCGACGCGAGCCGTGCGGCGCACGAGGCCGACGCCGACGTGCTCGAGCGCGGCGGCAAGGACATCGTCGAGTTCGCCGTCCGGCACGTCACGAAGGGCGACGCGATCGCCCGGCTACGCGAGCTCCACGGCGCCGACGCGGTGTTCTTCGCCGGTGACGACGTCACCGACGAGGACGGCTTCCGTGTGCTCGGGGACGGCGACGTCGGTGTGAAGGTGGGTCCGGGGGAGACCCGTGCCGGGTACCGCATCGCGGACCCGGCGGCCCTGACCGGCGTCCTGAAGCAGCTCGCTCGCCTTCGTGCGACGCGCTGA
- the ilvD gene encoding dihydroxy-acid dehydratase: protein MPDIDVKPRSRVVTDGIEATTSRGMLRAVGMGDEDWSKPQIGIASSWNEITPCNLSLDRLAQGAKEGVHSGGGYPLQFGTISVSDGISMGHEGMHFSLVSREVIADSVETVVNAERLDGTVLLAGCDKSLPGMLMAAARLDLASVFLYAGSVMPGYVKQADGTMKEVTIIDSFEGVGACKAGTMSEEELKKIECAIVPGEGACGGMYTANTMASVAEALGMSLPGSAAPPSADRRRDYYAHRSGEAVVNMLEHGITARQILTKEAFENAIAVAMALGGSTNVILHLLAIAYEAEVELSLDDFNRIGSKVPHLADMKPFGKYVMVDVDRNGGIPVIMKALLDAGLLHGDCLTVTGRTVAENLAEIDPPALDGEVFRTLDNPIHETGGLTVLQGTFAPEGAVVKTAGFDAEVFEGPARVFDRERAAMDALTEGKIQKGDVVVIRYEGPKGGPGMREMLAITAAIKGAGLGKDVLLLTDGRFSGGTTGLCIGHIAPEAVDAGPVAFVRDGDRIRVDIAARSLDLLVDPTELEARRDGWAPLPPRYTRGVLAKYAKLVKSAAQGAVTG from the coding sequence ATGCCTGATATCGACGTCAAGCCGCGCAGCCGGGTCGTCACCGACGGGATCGAAGCAACCACCTCGCGTGGCATGCTGCGGGCCGTCGGTATGGGAGACGAGGACTGGAGCAAGCCGCAGATCGGCATCGCGTCCTCGTGGAACGAGATCACGCCCTGCAACCTCTCGCTCGACCGCCTCGCGCAGGGCGCCAAGGAAGGCGTCCACTCCGGCGGTGGCTACCCGCTGCAGTTCGGCACCATCTCGGTCTCGGACGGCATCTCGATGGGCCACGAGGGGATGCACTTCTCGCTCGTCTCGCGCGAGGTCATCGCCGACAGCGTCGAGACCGTCGTCAACGCCGAGCGCCTCGACGGCACCGTCCTGCTCGCCGGCTGCGACAAGTCCCTGCCGGGCATGCTCATGGCCGCCGCGCGCCTCGACCTGGCGAGCGTGTTCCTGTACGCGGGTTCGGTCATGCCGGGCTACGTGAAGCAGGCCGACGGCACGATGAAGGAAGTCACGATCATCGACTCCTTCGAGGGCGTCGGTGCCTGCAAGGCCGGCACCATGTCCGAGGAAGAGCTGAAGAAGATCGAGTGCGCCATCGTCCCGGGCGAGGGTGCCTGCGGTGGCATGTACACGGCCAACACCATGGCGAGCGTGGCCGAGGCCCTCGGCATGTCGCTGCCGGGCTCCGCCGCCCCGCCGAGCGCCGACCGCCGCCGTGACTACTACGCGCACCGCTCCGGCGAGGCCGTGGTGAACATGCTCGAGCACGGGATCACCGCCCGCCAGATCCTGACGAAGGAAGCCTTCGAGAACGCGATCGCCGTGGCGATGGCGCTCGGCGGCTCCACCAACGTCATCCTGCACCTGCTCGCCATCGCCTACGAGGCCGAGGTCGAGCTGTCGCTGGACGACTTCAACCGCATCGGCTCGAAGGTCCCGCACCTGGCCGACATGAAGCCCTTCGGCAAGTACGTCATGGTCGACGTGGACCGCAACGGCGGCATCCCGGTGATCATGAAGGCGCTGCTCGACGCCGGCCTGCTGCACGGCGACTGCCTCACCGTCACGGGCAGGACCGTCGCCGAGAACCTGGCCGAGATCGACCCGCCGGCGCTCGACGGCGAGGTCTTCCGCACGCTCGACAACCCGATCCACGAGACCGGCGGCCTGACCGTCCTGCAGGGGACCTTCGCCCCCGAGGGTGCCGTGGTGAAGACCGCGGGCTTCGACGCCGAGGTGTTCGAGGGCCCCGCGCGGGTGTTCGACCGCGAGCGTGCCGCGATGGACGCCCTCACCGAGGGGAAGATCCAGAAGGGCGACGTCGTCGTCATCCGCTACGAGGGCCCCAAGGGCGGCCCGGGCATGCGCGAGATGCTCGCCATCACCGCAGCCATCAAGGGCGCGGGCCTCGGCAAGGATGTACTACTCTTGACCGACGGACGATTCTCAGGCGGCACAACCGGCCTGTGCATCGGCCACATCGCACCCGAGGCAGTGGACGCAGGTCCAGTTGCCTTCGTGCGCGATGGCGACCGCATCCGTGTCGACATCGCGGCTCGCTCGCTCGACCTACTGGTCGACCCGACCGAGCTGGAGGCCCGCCGTGACGGCTGGGCCCCGCTGCCCCCGCGCTACACCCGCGGAGTCCTCGCGAAGTACGCCAAGCTCGTGAAGTCCGCCGCCCAGGGCGCGGTCACGGGCTAG